A genomic window from Alkalihalobacillus sp. AL-G includes:
- a CDS encoding arginase family protein: protein MQSNIQVIHAPINLGLRRDQYGRERGCDKLPNALEALDFHSSIGATDVRRMTKPCYPKEEIYVDGALNSSQIASFSVDLANVVEDILNASDFPLVIGGDCSVLVGSTLAVARRGKYGLIHIDAHPDYYNKYNKERAATAGMDLAIVTGKGTDILANLENRKPYISSELAFTFGYRESDPEKEIIEEVVKDGITCWSAERSIREGIEKTANALTSFINRADIDGYWLHLDADVLDASIMPCVDCPEPNGLQWKDLTYILKSLLATNKITGMNVTILDPLLDSSDEVTRTFNKMLIEVLRELNV, encoded by the coding sequence ATGCAAAGTAATATACAAGTTATACATGCCCCTATTAACCTAGGTCTCAGAAGGGATCAGTATGGTAGAGAACGTGGATGCGATAAGCTTCCAAATGCCCTTGAAGCCCTCGATTTTCATTCATCAATTGGCGCGACAGATGTTAGAAGAATGACTAAACCGTGTTATCCTAAGGAAGAAATTTATGTTGATGGTGCTTTGAATAGCTCACAAATAGCTTCTTTTTCAGTAGACTTAGCAAATGTTGTAGAAGACATTTTAAACGCTTCAGATTTTCCTTTAGTAATAGGTGGCGATTGCAGCGTATTAGTTGGGAGTACATTAGCGGTAGCACGAAGAGGAAAATATGGATTGATCCATATAGATGCACACCCAGATTATTATAATAAATACAACAAAGAACGCGCCGCTACAGCTGGTATGGATTTGGCCATTGTAACAGGAAAAGGGACCGATATTCTTGCAAACTTGGAAAACCGAAAACCCTATATATCTAGTGAACTTGCTTTTACTTTTGGGTATCGGGAATCTGATCCAGAAAAAGAAATTATTGAAGAGGTAGTAAAGGATGGGATTACCTGTTGGAGTGCAGAACGATCAATTAGAGAAGGAATAGAAAAGACAGCTAATGCGTTAACATCTTTTATAAACCGGGCTGATATTGATGGCTATTGGCTACATTTAGATGCCGATGTCCTAGATGCTAGTATTATGCCATGTGTAGACTGTCCTGAACCAAATGGTTTGCAATGGAAAGACCTTACTTATATTCTTAAGTCACTCCTAGCAACAAATAAAATAACGGGGATGAATGTGACTATACTGGATCCCTTATTGGATTCATCTGATGAAGTAACAAGA